In Erpetoichthys calabaricus chromosome 15, fErpCal1.3, whole genome shotgun sequence, one DNA window encodes the following:
- the nanp gene encoding N-acylneuraminate-9-phosphatase has product MESHECSTVKAIMFDLDNTLIDTAGVGVLALEKVTELLQSRLGAENNAADICRKFSVKLLKEEFDPSKTTIDDLRISHWEEAIQEVKGTGASRSLAEECYLMWKFTRLQHLAIAEPARNMLVELRKVYKLLLLTNGDTQTQREKVNAVGAEAWFDAVVIGGDYKEQKPAASIFLTCCEILDVKPSCCVMVGDSFDTDIQGGINAGFKATIWLCTSDKKFKEELISPPYLINSVLDVPKILNIINKKQSN; this is encoded by the exons ATGGAAAGCCACGAGTGCAGCACAGTTAAAGCAATTATGTTTGATTTGGACAACACACTGATTGACACTGCAGGAGTTGGAGTGCTTGCATTGGAAAAG GTGACTGAACTTCTCCAGTCAAGACTTGGTGCTGAAAACAATGCTGCAGATATTTGTAGAAAATTCTCTGTCAAACTCCTAAAGGAAGAATTTGACCCCTCCAAGACGACTATAGATGATTTAAGAATATCACATTGGGAAGAAGCCATACAAGAAGTTAAAGGTACTGGAGCCAGTAGGTCATTGGCTGAGGAATGCTATCTTATGTGGAAATTCACACGTTTACAGCACCTAGCCATTGCAGAACCTGCGAGGAACATGTTAGTTGAACTTCGAAAAGTATATAAATTACTACTGCTTACTAATggagatacacagacacagagagagaaggTAAATGCTGTTGGAGCCGAGGCGTGGTTTGATGCTGTGGTGATAGGAGGAGATTATAAAGAACAAAAGCCTGCCGCTTCAATATTCCTCACATGTTGTGAAATCTTGGATGTAAAACCTAGTTGTTGTGTAATGGTTGGGGACTCCTTCGATACAGATATTCAAGGGGGAATCAATGCAGGCTTTAAAGCAACCATCTGGCTGTGCACATCTGACAAGAAATTCAAGGAAGAACTCATCAGTCCTCCATATTTAATAAACTCTGTACTTGATGTCCCTAAGATTCTGAACATTATAAACAAGAAACAGTCAAACTGA